From the Cystobacter ferrugineus genome, the window CTCTTGGCTTCGTTCGAGCCATTCATCTTCGCGTACACCGACTCCGGCTGATCCGACTTGACGGCGCCCTGGAAGAACGGGCCACGGCACTGATAGGCGCGCATCGCCCAGTTGTCGCCGCGGCCGCTGTTGCTCAGCAGACCCCGCTTGTATTTGACCTTCTCCGGCTCGCAATTGTTGAAGCACGCCTTGTCTTCGGTCTGCCAATAGGCGGCATGGAGCACGTCTCCCGGCATGGTCCGCGTGGGCCGCGAAGCCGCGGTGAAGTTGCCGCTGTCGTACACGCCCTTGACCATGACGGCCTTGTTGATGAAGTCCGAGTCGAAGGCGTACTCGAGCTTGAACAGCGAGAGCACCGCGCCGATGGCGCTCAGGCCCGCACCGGCGGGACCGTCGGTCAACCCCATATAGGCGATCTTGCGGACCCGGTCGCGCACCCGGCCCTCCACCTTGGACTTGTCCTTGGGGTCGTCCCCCTGCTGCCAGGCACGCCAGGTGTCGTGGTACACGAAGAACGTCTCCTTGAAGCCCAGGTTCAGCTTGTTGTCCGAGAAGCCGGTGACGAACTGGCCGATCCGCTCCGGGATGATCTTGTTCTCCAACTGGACGGTCACCGTGCTCTGGACCGCGCCCTTCGATAGATCGAAACCCAGCCGGCCGATGATGCTCTCCACGGTGCTGCCCACCAGGGAGCTGATCATTCCGATCATTCCGCTGACGCCTCCCCGGGAGCCGGCCTCGGAGAGCGAGCCCGAGATGGGCGCCGGGGCGTCCTTGGCGGAAATGGAGAGGGTGAGCTTGTTGCGGAAGCCCGTTCCGAGCGCCACGCCCGTGTCCGCCCCGTTGAGATCCTGGTAGCGGCTCTGGGCCTCGGAGGTGATCTGCCCCAGATCCTTGCGCACCGTGTGCTCGAAGGCGACGAAGCGCGCGGCCTCGGCGGCCTTGATGCGCACCCGGAGGACTTCCCAGAAGTAGTTGGACCACAGGACGAGCACCACGAGCAGCGGTGCCATGATGGCGAACTCGACCGTCGAGCTGCCTCGGCGCGCCCGGCGCCGTTGCCGTGGGGAAGAGGGGACAATGGGCATGGACCGGGTCTCCCTCAGTAGTTGAACACCGTGGACGCGGTGTCCTCGTTCTTGAAGAGCTTCTCCACGGTTCCCCACTCGGGCACCATCCGCTTCATGGCCTCCGACCTCCAATGGGTGTTGATGGGGGCGAGGCGGGCCGTCCACAGCGGGTTGAAGAAGTTGGGCTGCTCCTTCCAGTCTCCTGGACGGTGATAGATGGCGCGCCCCACCGAGATGGCGAGCATGCCGCCCGTCTGGTCGGCGAACATCCCCTCGCCCACCTCGTTCCAGGTCATGTCGAGCTCGCCGTCGTTCTCGATCCGTCCGCTTCCACTGCCCGCGAGGAAGCGCGTCTTGAGCTCGAAGACCTCGCGCGAGCCGATCATGTCCTTGGTGACGTACACCACGTTGCACGGGTAGCCGAAGTGGTAGCTCCACGGAGACCAGTAGCTGGGATCGGCGAGCAGGAAGGGCGTGATGCCCTTCCAGTTATGGTGTTTGTCCGACTTCTGGCCGAAGCCGCCCCCCAGACTCGCCTGGTGGTAGCCATCCTC encodes:
- a CDS encoding TadE family protein, whose product is MPIVPSSPRQRRRARRGSSTVEFAIMAPLLVVLVLWSNYFWEVLRVRIKAAEAARFVAFEHTVRKDLGQITSEAQSRYQDLNGADTGVALGTGFRNKLTLSISAKDAPAPISGSLSEAGSRGGVSGMIGMISSLVGSTVESIIGRLGFDLSKGAVQSTVTVQLENKIIPERIGQFVTGFSDNKLNLGFKETFFVYHDTWRAWQQGDDPKDKSKVEGRVRDRVRKIAYMGLTDGPAGAGLSAIGAVLSLFKLEYAFDSDFINKAVMVKGVYDSGNFTAASRPTRTMPGDVLHAAYWQTEDKACFNNCEPEKVKYKRGLLSNSGRGDNWAMRAYQCRGPFFQGAVKSDQPESVYAKMNGSNEAKSYFNYGAKACAEDPNAKYTP